In Methanobacteriales archaeon HGW-Methanobacteriales-1, one genomic interval encodes:
- a CDS encoding methyl-viologen-reducing hydrogenase subunit delta: MAEDDVKIVMFCCNWCSYGGADTAGTARMQYPTNIRVIRVMCSGRIEPQFVLKAFREGADGVLVTGCHHGDCHYDAGNYKLDRRMRLIYKLAEEMGIGRDRIYHDWISASEGEKFADTVKMMVDRIKALGPSPLKEQIQAEA, encoded by the coding sequence ATGGCTGAGGATGACGTAAAAATTGTAATGTTTTGTTGCAACTGGTGCTCCTATGGTGGGGCTGACACTGCTGGTACAGCAAGGATGCAATACCCGACAAATATCAGAGTAATTCGAGTAATGTGTTCTGGAAGAATTGAACCGCAGTTTGTTTTGAAGGCCTTCCGTGAAGGCGCAGACGGTGTTTTAGTAACTGGATGCCACCACGGTGACTGTCACTATGACGCAGGAAACTACAAACTTGATAGAAGAATGAGATTAATTTATAAACTTGCAGAAGAAATGGGAATTGGCAGAGATAGAATTTATCACGACTGGATTTCCGCTTCTGAGGGCGAAAAATTCGCTGATACCGTTAAAATGATGGTTGACCGAATAAAAGCTCTAGGACCATCCCCTTTAAAAGAGCAAATTCAGGCTGAAGCCTAA